The Acetobacter sp. DNA window CGTAACAGTCCCGTAGCGTAATGGATTCCGCCCCATAGACGCTCAAATAATCATGGTGTGCTGTCCGTGAATATCACGTCGGACCGTGACGCATGGTCAGCCACGTTTTGTTATTTGTAATCCTGTTCAGCGCAGTTGATGAGAAATAGTCGTTTTCCGTCAACTGAGTAGTGAGGGTGGAGAGTAGGGTGGACGTGCGCGGTCAGACATCTGCCACGCACTGGTGGTCGCTGCGACGACTGGTGTGGATGCCTACACCCGGCAAAGATTACTTTCCCGCGGGCTGGTTCATGTTCTGCGTAAGAACGTGGCTGGCGGTCTGGCTCGCTCTGGCCGTGTCCTTCTGGTTGCAGATCTCCTCGCCGGGATCGTCAGCCGTGACCGTCATGATTCTGGCCCAGCCCCTTCGCGGTCAGATGCTCTCGAAGGCCCTGTACAGGCTCGCAGGCACCTTTGTCGGCGCATTTGTCGCGCTGGCGCTCACATCCTGCTTCAGTCAGGATCGCTCCCTTCTTCTTGGTGGTGTGGCGCTGTGGCTCACGCTCTGCTGCATCATGGGAACGCTTGAGCGGGATTTCCGTGCGTATGCGGCCATGCTGGCAGGCTACACCGTGGCCCTGATCGCCATCGGCTGTATCGACGCACCGGAAACCGCTTACGATGTCACCGTCAACCGGGTGTCGGCCATCGTCATCGGGATCGCCGCGACAGCCGCCGTCAACGATGTCTTCGGTTCGCCGACGGCCTGGGGCAAGCTGACTCACGCGCTTGATACGCTGGCGTCCATGGTGGCGCGGATTGCGCGGGATTCCGTCGCGGGACGTTCTGTGCCGGATGCCGCAGCGACGGCTGGTATCGCGGGCCAGATCATGGCGCTGACCTCTCAGGTCTCCTTTGCCCGCACGGAGATCGCCGATGGACGTGTCCGTATGATCGGCGCACGCTCGGCGATGGTGGCCCTGCTGGAAATGCTCAACTGTAGCCGCGCCATTGCCATGGTGCTTGAGCGGGGTCTGGTCTCCGACGATGTTCTCAAGCGCGTCCGATCCGCGTTCGGCACGGGCGATGCGGTCTCCTCGCCCCGGATCGCCGTGGAGGATCTGGAGCAGCTCGCACGCGAAACCCATCTTGACGCGGCGGGTAATGAAACCCGGCTGACTCTGGACGAGGCCTGGTTCGTTGAGCGGGTCATGTCCCTTCTGTCCTACTGGCGATGGGCGGAAGACGGTGTCGAGTGCGTTCACAAAGGCGGACATGCCCGCACACAGGCGCCTGAACTGAAAATTGTGACGCATCAGGATGTCATTCTGGCGCTTCTGAACGGTCTTCGCGTGCTGATCGGTTTTTCTCTCGCGGCCTGGCTTTGTATCCTTACCGGGCTGCCTCAGAGTTATGCCGCGCTCTCCCAGACGGCGATTGTCCTGACACTGGCGGCCACGACCTACGATGTCCGTGCCTTCGGCATGGGGGCCCTGATCGGTATGCCTCTCGCCATCGTCACCGCGGCCATCCTGAATTTCGGCATCCTGCCGCATGGTTCGGACATGACGTTTTTTGCGCTGATGGTGATGCCTGTCATCTTTGGTGGCTGTCTCCTTCTGCTCAATCCGAAAACGTCCGCGATCGGCTTCAATGCGGGGGTGTTCTTTTTCGTCATTCTCGGCGTCGCCAACGAGCAGAGCTATGATCTCGCCCAGTTTATCAACCGTGACGAGCAGTATCTGTTCGCGGGCGTGCTGATCTTCATCACCCTGACGCTTCTGCTCCCGCCCAAGGCGAAAACCCGTCGTTTTCGCGTGGCGATGGCCATCGGGCATGATCTTCACCGACAGTTTGAAGGTCATGGCGAGCAGGCTGGCTCGGCCCTGATCAGTCGCCACTACGACCGTCTGACCAAGCTCAGGATGTGGAACAGCTATCTTCGGCCTTCCAAGGCGCGAGACCGGGTTTTCGCCCGTTTCGCCAGTCTTGACGATCTTGGAGCGGCGTTGGCCCGTGCGCGTCGTCATCTCCAGCGTGCGGCGACCATTCCGGTCGTGCGGGCGGAGGCCGAGGCGGCGCTACGGTCCTCGATTGTCTACAATGTGGAGTCCGCCATCATCCGTATGACGCTTCACGCGGAGCGGCTGCTGCTGCTGTCTGAGAACCTACCGCACGGCGAGATGGCGACGGTTCTGGGAGCCGTTTCCGGCATGGCGGGTGCGATCCGTATTCTGGAACAGAACCGTTCCGCCCTCAGGCTTTATGACATCAGCCCTGTCCCGTCGATGCGCTGGAGAGCCCTATGAACGCACCGCTTCAGTCCGTCATCAATATCGGCGGACTGCTGGTTTCATCATTTCTCGTGCATGTCGGCCTCGGCCTTCTGACCATGGTGATTCTCAAGCCGATCCTGACCAGAACACGTCTCGACCGGTTCATGTGGAATGTGCCGCTGGCCGAATTCGGCATGCTGATCATCTTCACCGGGATCTACACGATCCTGCTCTGAACGGAACGCTGATCCGGCACATTGTCGGGCGGAAAAAGGAGCCTTGAGGGGCAATGAAACGACTGCAAGGCACGATGCTGTCCATCTGGAACACACTGAGCAGAGGGTTGGGGCGTGTTTGAAAAAGCGAGAAGAGTTCTCCAGTACACTACC harbors:
- a CDS encoding FUSC family protein, translating into MFCVRTWLAVWLALAVSFWLQISSPGSSAVTVMILAQPLRGQMLSKALYRLAGTFVGAFVALALTSCFSQDRSLLLGGVALWLTLCCIMGTLERDFRAYAAMLAGYTVALIAIGCIDAPETAYDVTVNRVSAIVIGIAATAAVNDVFGSPTAWGKLTHALDTLASMVARIARDSVAGRSVPDAAATAGIAGQIMALTSQVSFARTEIADGRVRMIGARSAMVALLEMLNCSRAIAMVLERGLVSDDVLKRVRSAFGTGDAVSSPRIAVEDLEQLARETHLDAAGNETRLTLDEAWFVERVMSLLSYWRWAEDGVECVHKGGHARTQAPELKIVTHQDVILALLNGLRVLIGFSLAAWLCILTGLPQSYAALSQTAIVLTLAATTYDVRAFGMGALIGMPLAIVTAAILNFGILPHGSDMTFFALMVMPVIFGGCLLLLNPKTSAIGFNAGVFFFVILGVANEQSYDLAQFINRDEQYLFAGVLIFITLTLLLPPKAKTRRFRVAMAIGHDLHRQFEGHGEQAGSALISRHYDRLTKLRMWNSYLRPSKARDRVFARFASLDDLGAALARARRHLQRAATIPVVRAEAEAALRSSIVYNVESAIIRMTLHAERLLLLSENLPHGEMATVLGAVSGMAGAIRILEQNRSALRLYDISPVPSMRWRAL
- a CDS encoding DUF1656 domain-containing protein, with the translated sequence MNAPLQSVINIGGLLVSSFLVHVGLGLLTMVILKPILTRTRLDRFMWNVPLAEFGMLIIFTGIYTILL